CGACAAGCACCATCTCGCCGTCGTTGTTCATGGACTCCAGCTCCACCCTCGCCGGCCTCCCGAACCCGAAGTCCAGCCCGTACGCGGGGAACCACGGCGACCCCACCAGGACGACCGCGCGGCCGGGCGGGATGGCCATGAACTTTGCCAACCACCGTGCGCGGTCGCGGAGCGGGTCGCGCTTCGCCTCCGCGACGGCCTCCCTGACAGCCAGGAGCGCCCGCGCGGGCCCGTCCGGCCCCGAGAGCACCGAACCGCTCAGCGAGGCCGTGCAGAGCGCGACGCAGTTGCCGGCGTAGGCGTTCGGCACCGGGGGCGACATGTAGGCGCGGCAGTCCGCGAGGAAGACGACGTACACCGGGGCGTCGTCGGCGAAGCCGCTGGCGCGCGCGATGGACACCCACCCGTGCGCCGCCAGGGCGGCGAAGGTGGATGGCGCCGTGCCGATGTTCGCCGCGGACGCGAGCCTCTGCTTGAGACGCTGCACCGCGGACGCGGCGAAGGTGAAGGTTCGCCGGCTGAGGCGACGCCGGGTGTCCAGCACCGGATCCTGCTTCGGAGCAATCTGCGGTTGGTTCAGGGATTTTAGTGGCATGGATTGGAAGCTTTGCCGAACAAACTGCATGTTGTTACTTTGATTTGCCAAAATCAGCCAGTGTCTCTTTCACAAGGATCTTTGTCTCGGGTCGTTTCAATTTAGCTTGGTAGAGAGAGACAGTGACAACGAGCGCTCACCGTGGGCAAGTTCGGGGCAACTTGCAGCAAGAACAacctgacgagctcttcgtcgccGTGGAACTGCACCAGCCTCCGATCGTGAAGCGGTGCCGGCTCAGCCCGTACCCCTCCATCCTCAACACCGGCCGCGGTCGCCGCCCACATATCCAAGAACCGCCAAATGCCACGCCCGTCCGCCGCAGTATGGTGCACGGCCACCCCTAGTGCCACGCCACCGCCGCTACCGACGAACTCCGTCACCTGCTTACCCACGCATTAAACAACAACAGCAGCCCGGATAACTTACAGCGTGACGCGTACCTGAGCAGCCATCACGGGCGCCGGGAGCTGGTCGCGGCGGATGTCCGGGACAAGCTGTCCGAGAGCGTCCTGGTCGTGTTCTTCCGCCTCCTCAACGAGCCGCTCGAAATCGAGGTCCGCCTCGGCCTCGACGAACGTGACGCCGCCGCATGGGAAGCCCTCCCACTCGTCGGGGAGGACGATCGACACAGCGCGCGAGTCCGGCGAGTACGTGAGTGAGCCGGCGAAGGGGTGGAAGGCTGGGAGCACTTGCGCGAGTGAGGACCTGAGGGTGCCGACGACGTCCGAGAACGGGACGCCGGGCAGGGAGCGGAAGAGGAAGACGCGGCGGACTGGGGGCAGTGACACCCAGAACGCGTCGAACGGGGACAGCGGGACAACCCGGCCGGGGTCCGGGAGCTCCCCGCCGCCAGCGGCGTGGACGGGGACAGCGGTGGTGCTCCTCGTGCGCACCATGGGCGGCATGCTCCCGGCTCTCTTCCGTGGCAGGCCTGCCTTCCTCTTTCTGGGATGACCGTATAATAAATCGCCGGAAGCGGCAGGGAAGATGTCTGCTTGCGCGCTTCCGTGGCGTGCGCTCGTCACCCAGGCTGACGCAGCGGCAGAAATGTCCGATTTCAATGTTTCTTCATCTGATATACTTTTTCTCTTTTTCATGGTATTTTGCCTTGTGttaacttttattttattttctgtttcttttcctattttcttttatcttttttgTTTAGTTAAATATTTATGTCTTCTTCTTTATCTCTTCCTTTGTAAgaacaattttttgatatataaaaTCACGAAGCGGCTACACATATcgtcaaaaaaaaacaaaaaaaaacaaaaaaaaaactggTACGCATTCACAAACATGTTTAGCATATGTTGACAATCTTTTACAATATACAAATAACTTTTTTGTTCTGAAAACATGTTTTGACATAAAAGAATGATTTTTACAAAATACATTAACATTTTCTTTTACATTTTTCTGCATGGATTTGCCTTTACATTTTACGAACAGTTTTCCTAATGCATAAAATTACTTTTTAGTAAATAAAACGTCCATCCGAGACATGCTTATTCTTGCTTTTATATATCATTagtaaaacaaaaaatatatgtgAAATTATTATGAGACAACGAACAACATATGACTGCTCGAGATGAGCATGCCTTACCGCTCGCTATAAGCGGGACATAGGGGCGCCATAGAGCATAGGAGGTTAGTTGCATCCATCAAGAATGTATGCCTCTTCTACGTCACATTGATCAATATGGAAGATCAACATGGGATAAGTTTGTTTGAGTTATGACTATGAGAGGATTCACAACGGGACCCCGGATAATATACACACCGTTTGGAGAACAAAGGCCATCCAACCGGACCTTTCAAAGTCATCTCAAATGTTTGGCTTATTTGGCACACAAACCGTGCCGACATGTGGGGTGGGTTTGCGGTCGCCCAGACATGCCCTTGTACGTCCACCACATCGGACCGGCTTACCCAGACCAAACAAATATCTTGTCCATATCCGCATCCGAGACTAAACACTAGCCATTTGCCACTCCACTTCACTTTCAGTTCGCTTAGCCCAGCTCCTCTTGGGTGATCTTCAGCGGCGGGCAACGGATCGGAGTTCATTAACTCCAGATCCATTGATTGGGACATGCTTCCCTGCTTGGAGGAAGAGGGGACAACCGTCCTACAAGCTCTCCATCGGTCCCACAGGATACCCCAAGCTCCGGCGTTGGGTGTGCTCCGACTTGAATCCATCACCAAAAGCTCGCGGTGAATGGAGCAGCAAGCGTGCACTGATTGGAGGGCGAGGCATGCCCCCACCCTCGCCTTCGTAGTGTACGAGCTAGTGGGGATTAGATCCAACGTCTTGGTCTAAAGTATGTGCCATGTCCTATTGAAATATGGATTAGATCCAACGTCTTGGTCTAAAGTACTATGTGCTATGTCCTATTGAAATATGAAGCACGTGCGCTGATCTATGTAACATGATAGTGTATGGATTTGTGGGTTTCCATATGAGGGAGACGACTATGGACACACACATTTAAGGGGTGGGACGACGTTATCCGTGGATGTGTTCGGGGACATATAAAAGACTCATATTTGTCCAGTACGGTTCGTAGATGATATGAGGTACAAGTGGTGGAAAAACTGTTGTACTAAAGGGTGTTTATTTGGTAGCACGACCATAGAGTGGGTGTGGGATAACTAAAAGCAATGGATTCCCTTACCATTCTTTTACCCCATGATCCTCCCTAAACCCGTAAAATCACTTTGGAGCACATGCATCTTGAGCATGTTATTTTTGAAGTTCATAATTCTCTCTGGAACCTCCCCTTTTTATGTACCACATGAGTGTATTTTTTACACTCATACCATCATTGTTTAAATTGGATATTCAAAGAGAATCATTAAGTTCTTATCAATAATGACTAATAAATGCAAAATATTGGAAATTCCTTTGAGTAATTTGCTTCTATAGGAAATGGACCATAAAATATTGAAAATATGAAGTGTCGAGATCAATCCAAGTCAAACAGTCGTGTCACTCAATCCAGAGGAAAAGACGGCGCATGGTATGAGCACACTAGTGGAAAATAGGGCACCAGTCTCGGTTTCACagggcatttagtcccggttctgcaACCGGGACAAAACTATCGGGACTaatgcccaaaacctttagttccggtttgcTTACTAATCGGGACTGAAGGAGCTCCACGTGGCTGCCTTGGGACGCCTGGCAGAAGGACCTTTATTCCCGGTTTGTAACATCGACCAGGACTAAAAGGCAGCCACGCCTAAGCAGCTGCCAGGCTCTGGGGGTTTTCTTATTGTGTTTTCCCCTTTTATTTCTGTGTTTACCATTTTATTTTATGCTTTTTCATTCAACTCgatgctagctactatacatatagcaaTGAAAGAACCATTACACAATAGCGTCATGATCAATATATAATAAGAACCATCAATATCACTCAAAAGTTGTTCAACTTGAGAAACAAATAACATCAATGTATCACATTCATCTTAACATACTAATTAATTAACTAACAGTTCTCCAACTGATAGTTCTAAACATGGTAAAAAAACAACCATCATCTGATAGACCTTGCGGTTGCTCTTCCTTATAGTGATCACCACAAGGGTGTCCACCCTTAATTCTCTCTTTTCCTTGATGAACTCCTGCCAGCCGGCCTTGTGGAATGATGTGCGCTCGTCGTCGGTTGTCTTGTATTGGACGTTTGTGACACGCCCTCTTGGTCCATGGATAACTCCAACAGTGCCGACGGCGGGGATGTCCACTCCGGAAAAATCTTCAAAGCTAACTTCTGAAGACCCCCATGAGAAAATAGAGAGCACAAAATGTTAGGCATCTCACCCTAATTGGTTATGACCAAAAAGAGATGAAAGAATATAAAACATCTCACCATAACTTTTTCCACCACGTTTGTTTTTGTTAGACGGTGCACAAAGGGCTTCCCCAAGAACGCCGAAGAGGATGGTAAAATTTCTTTCACACTAGCTTTATCATCCTGAGTAAGCTTCTTCATCCTTTGAGAAAAATTTGTAGAAAGGATAGGACCATCTTCTTCATCTTCGATGTCCTCCTCTTCGTCTTGGTTTTCTTCATTTTCATCTTGGATGTCCTCATCTTCATCTTGGTTGTCGATATCATCTTGGTCATATTGGCTGACGATGTCATCttggtcatcgtcatcatcatcgcttTGGACATATAATGTCCTTAACCTATTCACCTCTCCTATTAAGGAAAAAGCTACGAGTTCTCCTCCTTTAAAATTGTTCACTGAATGTATTGCTCCCATCCATCACCATATACGATGGTTTTATTCTTTCCTTTGCGTAGATCCAATTCGGATTCGCGCTCCTCATCATCCACAAAGTACAACACGTTACCATATGAATTGTTGATGTCCTCCCTTATGTTTCATGCAACTCACTATGCAGTAGTTAATAATCAACAATAAAGTCAGTAAAATAGTTAAACAGATGGTCAGAATTCAATACAAATTCAAGTTAAAGACCGTTACCATTGAGTTTTGAAATCCCTTTCTCAAAAATACCCCAAACTGCACTGCTGTTTCAAGACTGTCCAAACATGAATTTTGGCAGACCTTGCAGGTCTTACGCCTCATGGTCCCTAATAATAACCCAAGGATTTGTCAAACGTAGCTTCACATTGTCATTTAAAAAAAACTTGCTTCACATTTTCATTTAACAAAAATACTACCTTCATATTTTCATTTAAAAAACAGAGCACATTTCCACAAAACATCTCATCTCTCGAAATGGAAGCTTCACATATTCATTTCAAAACTCATCATGCATATGCAAAAATTAACATTTGCTTCTCTATCAAAAAACAGAGCACATCTAAAATTATGCCCGGATCAGTCGCAGTAGGGGCGAGCATGGCCGGAGTAGTGGTAGCACGGGGCTTGGGAAAGGGGGGAGCTCACTCGGGGCGCGGGGATGGAGCTCTGGAGGCCGGGGACGACGAGAAGGGGGCTCAGGGACACACGTCGACGGGGAGGAGGGCGCACGAGGAGGTCCGGCGTCGGTGAGGGTCAACGGGCTTGGTGACGGTAGGGCGTCGGCGAGGTGCGACGACGTGGTCGGGCACCCTGGCAGCGTCGAGGTGGTCGTCGGCGCCGTCAcccgagaggaggagaagaaactggCGATGGGGGATTTGGAAACTTTGCAAAGTCCCACTTATAAaggcaccctttagtcccggttgaggccaccaaccgggactaaaggcctctgcttcctgcccttttgggctgctgaaaatgaCCTTTAATCCTAGTTgcaaccaccaaccgggactaacggtCATTTTCagtagcccaaagggcgggaatcggaggcctttagtcccggttggtgccctcAACCGGGACTGTaagtgggcctttagtcccggtttaggccaccaaccgggactaaagtcctgcgGCTGGCACGGCGTCGAACaggtggatgtttagtcccacctagcTAGGTGAGAGGAGAcgagagtggtttataagcgcggTTGCGCCAACCCTCTTGAGCTTCTCTATAATGGAGGCCTATGGGCCTAAGCGCATTCTCTCTGCTTGTGGACCTACTAGGCATTGTGCGGGTCTGCCTCATGGCCCAACTAGcgtgtagggtttctagtcgtatgcacacCGTGGTGGCCTAGTAGACGGTATTTTTTTACATTAatactttttagttcattctttttaacaactaaatactttgataattttagttagtACTTTTTtggttctttttagttcattctttttaacaaatcaatactttgataagtttagttcatattatttttattcttttagttcattcttttttataTTAGTTTTTTCTTTCAGCTAAATGACCCTcaagttgaaaagcactacaaatgcactgtgaaaatgttgaaagatggcatggtatcatcatttcacccacataggatgtgttaaatagttgagagggatacggcaaaaactggatgcacatcgtgtacaaaatcgacaatctctttcgaagtatgaggatttcgcacgaaaactcatgtgttacaaggggatttcatcgttttgaacttatttcaactccagactttttgtgcgttcaacgtgcaccattcaaagccacaccatcaattttcaaccctttttgacttcatttggtatttttcttgcatttacccttttttgagctaaaggaccgtgaaattgaaaaacactacaaatgaactctgaaaaggttgaaagttgatatggtatcatcatttcacccacatagcctcttttaaaaagttgagagggttacgacaaaaactggatgtacttcgtgtacaaaatcggCAACCTCTTTCGGAGTATCACGGTTTCGCACTAAAAATCATgtgttacaaagcgatttcatttttttgaacttatttcaactccagactttttgggcgttcaacatgcaccattcaaagccacgtcatcaattttcaacaatttttgacttcatttggtatttttattgcatttactcattttttgagctaaatgacctgaaattaaaaagcactacaaataaactgtgaaaaggttgaaagttggcacggtatcatcttttcacccacatagtgtgcgttaaaaagttgagagggttacggcaaaaacttgatgcacttcgtgtataaaatcgacaatctctttcgaagtatgagggtttcgcacgaaaactcatgtcttacaaggggattttatttctttaaatttatttcaactccagactttttgtgcgttcaacatgcaccattaaaagccacatcatcaattttaaccctttttgacttcatttggtatttttcttgcatttactcattttttgagctaaatgaccctgaaattgaaaagcactacaaatgaactctgaaaaggttgaaagttggcatggtatcatcaattcacccacatagcatgtgttaaaaagttgagagagttatggcaaaaactggatgcacttcgtatacaaaatcaacaagctctttcgaagtatcaggatttcgcacgaaaactcatgtgttacaaagggatttcatttttttgaacttatttcaactgcagactttttgtgcgttcaacatgcaccattcaaagccacatcatcaattttcaaccctttttttacttcatttggtattttttttgCATTTACTCATTGTTTTGAGataaatgaccctaaaattgaaaagcactacaaatgaactctgaaaaggttgaaagttggcatggtatcatcatttagttgattatttttagttcattatgtttatttaatgttttagttgattctttttagttcattctttttaacaaataaatactttgataatttttagttaatattatatttAACTGCAGTGATATTATAGATCAAATCCATCATCAGAATTTGTGGAGAGAAAGTATTCACTTCTTCTTCATGTGTGTCCCTTGCTTATTGCGcgtaaccatggacaatcttcatcacatacatcacaatgatcatcacactttcaactcaaacttagagcaacgatgactctatatggaatgccttcggtagtgtaccgtgacaatgatctagcatggcatggacattaatggaaacatcatgctagctatcttacgatcatgcaatggcaatgtagaagtggtgacacatgtcatggtggtagttgcatggcaatatatctcggaatgactttgaaaaagccatagtaggtaggtatggtggctgtttcgagggaagctaatggtgggttttgtgcaccgacgaaagttgcacggcactaagaagatagtgatggtggaaggtgaaagtgcatctaaaccatggactcaacattagtcatgaagaactcatatacttgttgaaatttttttattagtaatcgaaacaaagcattcaacgcatactcctaggggaagggttggtaggtataaaccatcgcgcgatcccgaccaccacgcaaaggatgacaatcaatagactaatcatgctcagacttcatcacatagcggttcaccatacgtgcatgctacggggatcactaacttcaacacaagtatttctagatccacaacaccttactagcataacttcaatattaccataaccacaactcaaaactaattgagatgaatcaaacttctctaactattcaatgcacatgaaggtggaagttttcgtatccctttggataactaccccttttgagactactttcatagcatagatcaactaccaagccacgcaccgtcgtgctctaaaagatataagtgaagcacacagaggaaaagcatctagctcaaaagatataagtgaagcacatgtgagctgaattgtctaccaaaggatataagtgaagctcgacaaaatcacggtaagtgcatgtctctctctctaggtgtgcagcaaggatgattgtgacacaacaaaaataaaagactgctacgatacaagacgctccaagcaaaacacataacatgcggtgaataaaaatataaccccaagtaacgttacccatggatttgaagacgaaagaggggatgccttcccggggcatgacGTGAGCTGTGCTTCCCTAGAAATGtctccagaaaagggttgatcctgcaatctctggcgttagctagatgaatgcttatgacaacgaaccttctcctacaatggcaccacaagaatgctgctagcactccccggcaatgaaactggaagaatgttgttgatggcccaccagcacgtgggctcgcagcagttttcgagggtagagtattcgacccaacttgttgataagcccgtcaggaggtgagagtatactctcaagtattagcagctggatttgtcagattcaaccacacttgaaagattagtatctgcaagcacagtagtaacagcaaagtagcgagtaacggctgtgtaacgagcaatagcagtgggaaggaacatcaatagtgatagtagtagcaagtagcaacagtagcaagcgacagtagtagcaacagtagcagcagagcaaaacaagtaacatcagtagaaacagtagtagcagcagcagcagagcaagacaagtaacatcagtagcaacagtagtagcagcagcagcagagcaagacaagtaacatcagtagcaacagtcgtagcagcagcagcagagcaagacaagtaacagcagtagcaacagtagtagcagcagcagtagagcaagacaagtaacaacagtagcaacagtaggacaaactcgtaggcaatgggtcggtgatttgtttggatgatattcatcatgcaacagctataacacggagagatatgtggctagctcccgtccgtcaatgtgatgtaggcatgcattccgtgtgtcgtcatacgtgcttagggaaaagaacttgcatgacatctattgtccatccctcccatggcagcggggtccaaaaggaaactacgggatattaaggttctccttttaataaagaaccggagcaacgcattagcacttggtgaacacatgaactcctcaaactatggtcatcaccgggagtggttccggttattgtcactccggggttgccggatcataacacatagtaggtaactacaacttgcaagatcggatctaaaacacacatatattggtgacaacataataatttcagatatgaaatcatggcactcaggccctagtgacaagcattaagcatggcaaagtagtagcaacatcaaatctcagaacatagtggatactagggatcaatccccatcaaaactaactcgattacaggatagatctcatcctactcatcaccgcccagcgagcctacgaatagattactcacaaatgacgaagagcttcatggaattggagagggaagaaggttgatgatgatgatggcgacgatttcccctctccggagcccaagacggactccagatctgccctccagatgaagaacaggatgtggtggtgcctccgtatcgaaaacgcgacgaaaccttctctttttattttttctgggacgaaaggaaacttatagagctggagttgggggcggtaggtgcctgtgggccccaca
This genomic stretch from Hordeum vulgare subsp. vulgare chromosome 6H, MorexV3_pseudomolecules_assembly, whole genome shotgun sequence harbors:
- the LOC123402762 gene encoding phenolic glucoside malonyltransferase 1-like; translated protein: MPPMVRTRSTTAVPVHAAGGGELPDPGRVVPLSPFDAFWVSLPPVRRVFLFRSLPGVPFSDVVGTLRSSLAQVLPAFHPFAGSLTYSPDSRAVSIVLPDEWEGFPCGGVTFVEAEADLDFERLVEEAEEHDQDALGQLVPDIRRDQLPAPVMAAQVTEFVGSGGGVALGVAVHHTAADGRGIWRFLDMWAATAAGVEDGGVRAEPAPLHDRRLVQFHGDEELVRLFLLQVAPNLPTIAPKQDPVLDTRRRLSRRTFTFAASAVQRLKQRLASAANIGTAPSTFAALAAHGWVSIARASGFADDAPVYVVFLADCRAYMSPPVPNAYAGNCVALCTASLSGSVLSGPDGPARALLAVREAVAEAKRDPLRDRARWLAKFMAIPPGRAVVLVGSPWFPAYGLDFGFGRPARVELESMNNDGEMVLVAGREAGSVQASVAIAAGKMLAFRDKFMVE